One window of the Pseudofrankia sp. DC12 genome contains the following:
- the dnaG gene encoding DNA primase — MAGLIRDADIALVRERARIEDIIGEHVQLRPAGGGNLRGLCPFHEEKTPSFNVKPSTGVYYCFGCQQGGDVIGFVRAIDGLSFPEAIERLARKAGVALTYEGGGTTNRSVTSQRQRLLDAHRAAAEFYTEQLSTAPSARAGWDFLAARGFDAQAAGHFGVGYAPQGWDELSRHLLARRFTAEELVLGGLAKQGVRGGLVDRFRHRLLWPIRDLSGDVVGFGGRRLADDDKSGPKYLNSPETPLFKKATLLYGADLARREIARRYQVVVVEGYTDVMACHVAGVATAVATCGTAFGSDHVGVIRRLLWDSDAQRGEVIFTFDGDAAGQKAAMKAFEHEERFVTQTFVAVEAAGLDPCDLRLSRGDAAVRELVAARVPLLEFALRGVVTRHDLNSVEGRIAALDAAAPIVNQIKDWSLRQRYAVQLDRWTGFNDEAFVLRRVFEHPSAPAQDAGRRAGRDGGAPAAGGAPPRAATRGPAGAAPDDAAVIVERETLKIALQHPGLAGPMFDQLDPEVFTLADHRAVLGAIAAAGGVSAGLAAAGDVPAWVGRVVAATPHEPVMQLINALAVAPMLVDHEVDDRYVGNQIARVRELAVTRRITELKSRVQRLNPVTDPEAFNRDYGELIALEQHKRELRERGLGGP; from the coding sequence GTGGCCGGACTCATCCGCGACGCGGACATCGCCCTCGTCCGCGAGCGGGCCCGCATCGAGGACATCATCGGGGAGCACGTACAGCTGCGCCCGGCCGGCGGCGGCAACCTGCGTGGCCTCTGCCCGTTCCACGAGGAGAAGACCCCCTCCTTCAACGTCAAGCCCTCCACCGGCGTCTACTACTGCTTCGGCTGCCAGCAGGGCGGCGACGTCATCGGTTTCGTCCGGGCCATCGACGGGCTGAGCTTCCCCGAGGCGATCGAACGCCTCGCCCGCAAGGCCGGGGTGGCCCTCACCTACGAGGGCGGCGGGACGACCAACCGGTCGGTGACCAGCCAGCGCCAGCGGCTGCTCGACGCGCACCGGGCCGCGGCCGAGTTCTACACCGAGCAGCTGTCGACGGCGCCGTCCGCGCGGGCCGGCTGGGACTTTCTCGCCGCCCGCGGGTTCGACGCGCAGGCCGCCGGCCACTTCGGCGTCGGCTACGCCCCGCAGGGCTGGGACGAGCTGTCCCGCCATCTGCTCGCCCGCCGGTTCACCGCCGAGGAACTGGTGCTCGGCGGCCTGGCCAAGCAGGGCGTCCGCGGTGGGCTGGTCGACCGCTTCCGCCACCGGCTGCTGTGGCCGATCCGCGATCTGTCCGGCGACGTCGTCGGATTCGGCGGGCGCCGCCTCGCCGACGACGACAAGTCCGGCCCCAAGTACCTCAACAGCCCCGAGACGCCGCTGTTCAAGAAGGCGACCCTGCTCTACGGCGCGGACCTCGCCCGCCGCGAGATTGCCCGGCGCTACCAGGTGGTCGTGGTCGAGGGCTACACCGACGTGATGGCCTGCCACGTCGCCGGCGTCGCCACCGCGGTCGCGACCTGCGGGACGGCCTTCGGCTCCGACCACGTGGGAGTGATCCGCCGGCTGCTGTGGGACTCCGACGCGCAGCGCGGCGAGGTGATCTTCACCTTCGACGGTGACGCCGCCGGGCAGAAGGCCGCCATGAAGGCCTTCGAGCACGAGGAACGGTTCGTCACCCAGACCTTCGTCGCCGTCGAGGCGGCCGGGCTGGACCCGTGCGACCTGCGGCTGAGCCGCGGCGACGCGGCGGTGCGGGAGCTGGTCGCGGCCCGGGTGCCGCTGCTGGAGTTCGCGCTGCGCGGCGTGGTCACCCGTCACGACCTCAACAGCGTCGAGGGCAGGATCGCCGCGCTCGACGCGGCCGCGCCGATCGTTAACCAGATCAAGGACTGGTCGCTGCGGCAGCGCTACGCCGTCCAGCTCGACCGCTGGACCGGCTTCAACGACGAGGCGTTCGTGCTGCGCCGGGTCTTCGAGCACCCGTCGGCGCCGGCCCAGGACGCCGGCCGCCGGGCCGGCAGGGACGGGGGCGCGCCTGCGGCTGGCGGCGCTCCGCCGCGGGCCGCGACTCGTGGGCCGGCTGGAGCAGCGCCGGACGACGCGGCCGTGATCGTCGAGCGGGAGACCCTCAAGATCGCGCTGCAGCATCCGGGCCTGGCCGGCCCGATGTTCGACCAGCTCGACCCGGAGGTGTTCACCCTCGCGGACCACCGCGCGGTGCTCGGGGCGATCGCGGCGGCCGGCGGCGTGTCAGCCGGGCTCGCCGCCGCCGGGGACGTGCCGGCCTGGGTGGGCCGGGTCGTCGCCGCGACCCCGCACGAGCCCGTCATGCAACTGATCAACGCGCTCGCCGTCGCACCGATGCTCGTCGACCACGAGGTGGATGACCGGTACGTCGGCAACCAGATCGCCCGGGTCCGGGAGCTGGCCGTGACCCGCCGCATCACCGAGCTGAAGTCGCGGGTCCAGCGCCTCAACCCGGTGACGGACCCCGAGGCGTTCAACCGTGACTACGGCGAGCTGATAGCGCTCGAGCAACACAAACGCGAGCTCCGGGAACGGGGCCTCGGTGGCCCGTGA
- a CDS encoding RNA polymerase sigma factor, giving the protein MRTQTTVLPRVAQVEEIKDLIARGKEAGFLTTDDITVAIQAAELPQEQAEQVLSLLNDEGIEVLDPRAESADTSDLLARRRREEEALNAKAPTSDPVRMYLKEIGKVPLLTAAEEVDLAKRIEAGLFAAEKLGGGRRLTVAVRVDLEAVARDGDVAKRKLVEANLRLVVSIAKRYVGRGMLFLDLIQEGNLGLIRAVEKFDYTKGYKFSTYATWWIRQAITRAIADQARTIRIPVHMVETINKLIRIQRQLLQDLGREPMPEEIAKEMDLTPDKVREILKVAQEPVSLETPIGEEEDSHLGDFIEDSDAVVPVDAASFLLLQEQLDSVLHTLSDREKKVIQLRFGLTDGHPRTLEEVGREFGVTRERIRQIESKTLSKLRHPSRSQKLRDYLE; this is encoded by the coding sequence ATGCGCACCCAGACCACCGTCCTGCCGCGCGTAGCCCAGGTCGAGGAGATCAAGGATCTCATCGCCCGGGGCAAAGAGGCTGGCTTTCTCACCACCGACGACATCACGGTGGCGATCCAGGCCGCGGAGCTGCCGCAGGAGCAGGCAGAGCAGGTCCTTTCGCTGCTGAACGACGAGGGCATCGAGGTGCTCGACCCACGGGCCGAGTCCGCCGACACGTCCGATCTGCTCGCCCGGCGGCGCCGTGAGGAGGAGGCGCTGAACGCGAAGGCGCCGACCTCCGACCCGGTGCGGATGTACCTCAAGGAGATCGGCAAGGTCCCGCTGCTGACGGCGGCCGAGGAGGTTGACCTCGCCAAGCGGATCGAGGCCGGCCTGTTCGCCGCCGAGAAGCTGGGCGGCGGCCGGCGGCTGACGGTCGCGGTGCGGGTCGACCTGGAGGCCGTCGCTCGTGATGGTGATGTCGCGAAGCGCAAGCTGGTCGAGGCGAACCTGCGGCTGGTCGTCTCGATCGCCAAGCGTTACGTCGGTCGCGGGATGCTGTTCCTGGATCTGATCCAGGAGGGGAACCTGGGTCTGATCCGGGCGGTCGAGAAGTTCGACTACACCAAGGGTTACAAGTTCTCGACGTATGCGACGTGGTGGATTCGGCAGGCGATCACGCGGGCGATCGCGGATCAGGCGCGGACGATCCGTATTCCGGTCCACATGGTCGAGACGATCAACAAGCTGATCCGGATCCAGCGGCAGCTGCTCCAGGACCTGGGCCGTGAGCCCATGCCGGAGGAGATCGCGAAGGAGATGGACCTGACCCCGGACAAGGTCCGGGAGATCCTCAAGGTCGCCCAGGAGCCGGTCTCGCTGGAGACGCCGATCGGTGAGGAGGAGGACTCCCACCTCGGTGACTTCATTGAGGACTCGGACGCGGTCGTTCCGGTGGACGCGGCGAGTTTCCTGTTGTTGCAGGAGCAGTTGGACTCGGTGTTGCACACGTTGTCGGACCGGGAGAAGAAGGTCATCCAGCTGCGGTTCGGGTTGACGGATGGGCATCCGCGGACGTTGGAGGAGGTTGGCCGGGAGTTCGGGGTGACGCGGGAGCGTATTCGGCAGATCGAGTCGAAGACGTTGTCGAAGCTGCGTCATCCGTCCCGGTCGCAGAAACTGCGGGACTACCTCGAATAA
- a CDS encoding glycosyltransferase family 4 protein, producing the protein MRSLRSVSPWTGVSGSPDTRRPGASSPPGTGGSTGPSAAAPRVLLLAAPAGPGGGVDRYVSAVEEALLDGGATLTRLNHPPATDPGTGGQLAARVDFARRAAGTARRLGRLDALVAGRPDLVKPAASAASLSGARRVPVLCYGADIWRMPPADRALLTRHPLLCPVTISSFSAGALAGLGLARLLPPGVPSAWRTALLAEGARRRPHTPVPTVLSVFPLAAWADKGLGALVEALAVVRAELGPVRLVVAGHGPAPGALHELLSATPDAELHESPPDEALARLYATADLFALCTRTRPTGPRPCGEGYGLVLLEAQLAGCAVVGPAFGGSRDAYQEGVTGMTPVDESPGALADILVGLLRDRARLTRTGRRGAEWAESVTRPEDHRRAVFQVLLDRPPAPPDPAAPASGAAPSSGSTPPPPEPRPALDRPRTLPAASGGWPTRE; encoded by the coding sequence GTGCGCAGTCTGCGGTCAGTGTCCCCCTGGACCGGGGTGTCGGGGTCCCCGGACACCAGACGGCCAGGGGCGTCGAGCCCCCCGGGCACGGGAGGCTCCACCGGGCCGTCGGCCGCCGCGCCACGGGTGCTGCTGCTGGCCGCGCCCGCCGGTCCCGGTGGCGGGGTGGACCGGTACGTCTCCGCTGTCGAGGAGGCCCTGCTCGACGGCGGCGCCACGCTGACCCGGCTCAACCACCCGCCGGCCACCGACCCGGGCACGGGCGGCCAGCTCGCCGCCCGGGTCGACTTCGCCCGGCGGGCGGCCGGCACGGCCCGCCGGCTCGGCCGGCTCGACGCCCTCGTGGCAGGCCGTCCGGACCTGGTGAAACCCGCCGCCAGCGCAGCCTCCCTCAGCGGCGCGCGCCGCGTCCCGGTGCTGTGCTACGGCGCGGACATCTGGCGGATGCCACCGGCCGACCGGGCCCTGCTCACCCGCCACCCGCTGCTGTGCCCGGTGACGATCAGCTCGTTCAGCGCGGGCGCGCTCGCCGGCCTGGGACTTGCCCGGCTGCTGCCGCCCGGCGTGCCGTCCGCCTGGCGGACGGCACTGCTGGCCGAGGGAGCCCGCCGCCGCCCGCACACCCCGGTCCCGACGGTGCTGTCGGTGTTCCCACTGGCCGCCTGGGCGGACAAGGGGCTCGGGGCGCTGGTAGAGGCGCTGGCGGTGGTGCGGGCCGAGCTGGGCCCGGTGCGGCTGGTCGTCGCCGGCCACGGCCCGGCGCCTGGCGCGCTGCACGAACTGCTGTCCGCGACGCCCGACGCGGAGCTGCACGAGTCGCCGCCGGATGAGGCGCTCGCCAGGTTGTACGCGACCGCGGACCTGTTCGCCCTGTGCACCCGGACCAGGCCGACCGGGCCCCGGCCGTGCGGCGAGGGCTATGGCCTGGTGCTGCTGGAGGCCCAGCTGGCCGGCTGCGCGGTCGTCGGTCCGGCCTTCGGTGGCTCTCGCGACGCCTATCAGGAGGGGGTGACCGGGATGACGCCCGTCGACGAGTCGCCGGGAGCCCTGGCGGACATCCTCGTGGGGCTGCTGCGCGACCGGGCCCGGCTGACCAGGACCGGCCGGCGCGGCGCCGAGTGGGCCGAGTCGGTCACCCGGCCCGAGGACCACCGGAGGGCGGTCTTCCAGGTACTGCTCGACCGCCCGCCGGCCCCGCCGGATCCCGCCGCCCCGGCCAGCGGCGCAGCGCCGTCGTCCGGGTCGACGCCGCCCCCTCCCGAGCCGCGCCCAGCCCTGGACCGGCCGCGCACGCTCCCGGCAGCCTCCGGCGGCTGGCCCACGCGGGAGTAG
- a CDS encoding class E sortase, with translation MAGAADGDQIGEHPAGRLAEPGLASRVPRQADPLDGDRVAPAGSGAIELSWPAPAAAGDVRPAAASAPSDQPTSPSPSPSPSPVPPAPGGRPGGARTGGAVVRGVGELLITLGLVVALFLAYELWITDIFQARTQSRLHNKLAATWAAPARPATPAPPPPAAPLHPAVGDGFAELHIPRLGAGYAPVIVEGVGEAQLQEGPGHYPGTAMPGEIGNFVVSGHRTTYGKPFNELDELRPGDPVVVEVSDRYYVYRMTRSEVVAPTRLDVTYPVPEQAGKAPTAAVMTMTTCNPKYSARTRLIVFAKLDKTVMKAPGVGVPFEPGEG, from the coding sequence ATGGCGGGAGCGGCGGACGGTGACCAGATCGGCGAGCACCCGGCCGGTCGGCTGGCCGAACCGGGGCTCGCCAGTCGGGTGCCCCGGCAGGCCGACCCGCTCGACGGTGATCGGGTTGCCCCGGCTGGATCAGGCGCCATCGAGCTGAGCTGGCCCGCCCCGGCCGCCGCCGGGGACGTCCGACCGGCGGCGGCGTCCGCCCCTTCGGACCAGCCCACCTCGCCGTCGCCGTCGCCGTCGCCGTCGCCGGTGCCCCCGGCCCCGGGAGGGCGGCCGGGAGGCGCGAGGACCGGCGGCGCCGTCGTGCGTGGGGTGGGAGAGCTGCTCATCACGCTCGGGCTGGTCGTCGCGCTGTTTCTGGCCTACGAGCTGTGGATCACGGACATCTTCCAGGCACGGACCCAGAGCAGGCTTCACAACAAGCTGGCCGCCACCTGGGCGGCGCCGGCGCGGCCCGCCACGCCGGCCCCGCCACCGCCCGCCGCGCCGCTGCACCCGGCGGTCGGCGACGGCTTCGCCGAGCTGCACATCCCGCGTCTCGGCGCCGGCTATGCGCCCGTCATCGTGGAAGGTGTCGGCGAGGCCCAGCTACAGGAAGGCCCCGGACATTATCCGGGAACCGCGATGCCCGGGGAAATCGGTAACTTCGTCGTATCGGGGCACCGAACCACCTATGGAAAGCCATTCAACGAGCTGGACGAGCTGCGCCCCGGAGACCCGGTGGTAGTCGAGGTATCCGACCGTTACTACGTCTATCGGATGACCAGGTCCGAGGTTGTCGCGCCGACCCGGCTGGATGTCACCTATCCAGTTCCCGAACAGGCTGGCAAGGCTCCGACGGCGGCGGTCATGACGATGACGACCTGTAACCCGAAGTACTCCGCGAGAACCCGTCTGATCGTGTTCGCGAAGCTCGACAAGACTGTCATGAAGGCTCCCGGCGTGGGAGTGCCGTTCGAACCAGGGGAGGGCTGA
- a CDS encoding bifunctional diguanylate cyclase/phosphodiesterase — protein sequence MVTAIGSGGSGPRDVGASAQPARPAPGADGATVREPATHPMAITDPSAGAVAAGGPGTAPAVAAVTSRESDSPTAPMPRSRPRPAVNPAYPVPSPVGASAGGLVRQPRLPSLLAPGWLVADVRRTVRRRPRRDGVDAGRPLHPTDAGAVPWPGSPASPDDLATGAVREGLAFRADGPTRPSPHRPAPLGVAPSSAPPTAAVPNASVGSIPSVGSTPTAAPDPGAVAGPVAVPLPRPMAADWPTPSGPARTRPAAPLTVTAAALLAGGLGVLAWLAVIGWFGAGWTGGGLFVASVLVVAGLCLLSTRVRPVGGRFRGRDELTGLAGRRAFLDAVARVVGGGEHRVREVSPAALVLVNLDRFREINSVLGHQSGDRLLVVVASRLRELLRPSDLLARIGGDEFAVLLRDAGPGRAELLASRLRDALRAPVLLADLPVQTEVSVGIAYAPAHGRGAAELLRHAEAAMYEAKLTRVGQSTYQRNRHPPAAPGRARLRLRAELRSALEDNQIELRYQPKADPRTGRVTGVEALVRWQHPREGLRGPGVFLPEMEQAGLMPALTRRVLELALADCASWRAAGADLSVSVNVPPLVIDDNGFAAVVEDALSRHRLEPSVLVVEVTEEALITVREQARRTLAELRALGVRVSLDDYGTGFCSLAYLRELPADEVKLDQMFLRDMHRDPSAAEIVRSTVALAHALDLKIVAEGVETKGAWLALAGWRCDEVQGYFVSPPLAGGRVVTWLEDWARRVSRQSQSQPSLPGPAAPARPAATKGAEAKPQQARPQQVKPGQPRAGGAKSGAAKTGLAKADPAVEAAASLAEPVPSQPVGDRRPADGDPAAQTRAARPDLKAATLRTGARPGANLVPAQPGARPAGSVRTPGHRPRVSPRSPGG from the coding sequence ATGGTGACCGCCATCGGGAGCGGCGGGAGCGGCCCGCGCGACGTCGGCGCGTCCGCGCAGCCAGCCAGGCCGGCGCCCGGTGCCGACGGGGCGACCGTCCGGGAGCCCGCCACCCACCCGATGGCCATCACGGATCCGTCCGCGGGGGCGGTGGCGGCCGGGGGGCCCGGTACCGCGCCGGCGGTGGCCGCGGTGACTTCGCGTGAGAGCGACAGCCCGACGGCGCCGATGCCGCGCAGCCGGCCCCGGCCGGCCGTGAACCCGGCCTATCCGGTACCGAGCCCGGTCGGGGCGAGCGCCGGTGGGCTGGTCCGCCAGCCGCGGCTGCCCAGCCTGCTCGCGCCGGGCTGGCTGGTCGCGGACGTACGCCGTACCGTGCGTCGCCGCCCGCGCCGCGACGGTGTCGACGCGGGCCGACCGCTACACCCGACAGACGCGGGTGCCGTGCCCTGGCCAGGTTCACCGGCGAGTCCGGACGACCTGGCGACCGGCGCCGTGCGCGAAGGCTTGGCGTTCCGTGCCGACGGGCCGACCCGGCCGAGCCCGCACCGCCCTGCCCCACTAGGCGTGGCGCCGAGTTCTGCCCCGCCAACGGCGGCGGTCCCGAACGCGTCGGTTGGCTCGATCCCGTCGGTTGGCTCGACTCCGACGGCTGCGCCGGACCCGGGCGCGGTCGCTGGCCCGGTGGCCGTCCCACTGCCCCGGCCGATGGCCGCGGACTGGCCGACTCCGTCCGGGCCGGCCCGGACCCGGCCGGCCGCGCCCCTGACCGTGACGGCGGCCGCGCTGCTGGCGGGCGGGCTCGGCGTGCTCGCCTGGCTGGCCGTGATCGGCTGGTTCGGCGCCGGCTGGACCGGGGGCGGGCTCTTCGTCGCCTCGGTGCTGGTGGTGGCGGGCCTGTGTCTGCTGTCGACGCGGGTCCGGCCAGTGGGCGGCCGGTTCCGTGGCCGCGACGAGCTGACCGGCCTGGCCGGCCGGCGCGCCTTCCTCGACGCCGTGGCCAGGGTGGTGGGCGGCGGCGAGCACCGGGTGCGTGAGGTCTCGCCGGCCGCGCTCGTCCTGGTCAACCTGGACCGGTTCCGGGAGATCAACAGCGTTCTCGGCCACCAGAGCGGCGACCGGCTGCTGGTCGTCGTCGCGAGCCGGCTGCGGGAGCTGCTGCGCCCGTCCGACCTGTTGGCCCGGATCGGCGGCGACGAGTTCGCCGTGCTGTTGCGCGACGCCGGCCCAGGCCGGGCCGAGCTGCTCGCGAGCCGGCTGCGGGACGCGCTGCGGGCGCCGGTGCTGCTCGCCGACCTGCCGGTGCAGACCGAGGTGAGCGTCGGGATCGCCTACGCCCCCGCGCACGGCCGGGGCGCCGCGGAGCTGCTGCGCCATGCGGAGGCCGCGATGTACGAGGCGAAGCTGACCCGCGTCGGCCAGAGCACCTATCAGCGCAACCGGCACCCACCGGCCGCGCCTGGGCGGGCCCGGCTGCGGCTGCGCGCGGAGCTGCGCAGCGCGCTGGAGGACAACCAGATCGAGTTGCGCTACCAGCCGAAGGCCGACCCGCGCACCGGCCGGGTCACCGGCGTCGAGGCGTTGGTGCGCTGGCAGCACCCGCGCGAGGGCCTGCGCGGCCCCGGGGTGTTCCTGCCGGAGATGGAGCAGGCCGGCCTCATGCCGGCGCTGACCCGCCGCGTGCTGGAGCTCGCTCTCGCGGACTGCGCGAGCTGGCGTGCGGCCGGGGCCGACCTGTCCGTCTCGGTCAACGTGCCACCGTTGGTGATCGACGACAACGGCTTCGCCGCGGTCGTCGAGGACGCGCTGTCCCGCCACCGGCTGGAGCCGAGCGTGCTGGTCGTCGAGGTGACCGAGGAGGCGCTGATCACCGTGCGGGAGCAGGCCCGGCGCACGCTGGCCGAGCTGCGCGCGCTCGGTGTGCGGGTCAGCCTGGACGACTACGGCACCGGCTTCTGCTCGCTGGCGTACCTGCGCGAGCTGCCGGCCGACGAGGTCAAGCTCGACCAGATGTTCCTGCGGGACATGCACCGAGACCCCTCTGCCGCCGAGATCGTGCGTTCGACGGTGGCGCTGGCGCACGCGCTCGACCTGAAGATCGTCGCCGAGGGCGTGGAGACCAAGGGGGCGTGGCTGGCGCTGGCCGGCTGGCGGTGCGACGAGGTGCAGGGCTACTTCGTCTCGCCGCCGCTGGCCGGCGGCCGGGTCGTCACCTGGCTGGAGGACTGGGCTCGGCGTGTCTCCCGGCAGAGCCAGAGCCAGCCGTCCCTGCCAGGTCCGGCGGCCCCGGCGCGGCCGGCCGCGACCAAGGGAGCCGAGGCCAAGCCGCAGCAGGCGAGACCGCAGCAGGTCAAGCCAGGTCAGCCGCGAGCTGGCGGGGCGAAGTCCGGCGCGGCGAAGACCGGCCTGGCCAAGGCGGATCCGGCCGTCGAGGCCGCGGCGAGCCTGGCCGAGCCGGTGCCGAGCCAGCCGGTTGGAGACCGCCGTCCGGCGGACGGCGACCCGGCGGCGCAGACCCGTGCCGCGCGGCCCGACCTGAAGGCGGCCACGCTGCGGACGGGCGCGCGACCTGGCGCGAACCTGGTCCCGGCGCAGCCTGGCGCCCGCCCCGCCGGTTCGGTGCGCACACCGGGCCACCGCCCGCGGGTCAGCCCACGCAGCCCGGGCGGATGA
- a CDS encoding glycosyltransferase, producing MLSTHRLDIGAETGAPRVLLLAPSGGLGGGVERYLGTVEERLRAGGAEVHRLDLYGPTRPRGTGSRLRFGAATLRAARRLAPLDAVLTGHPDLIPVAAAALAAGRAERGPVLFYGTDLWRTRRLGRALLNRRPALYPLTISSYNAGALAELGVAPVLRPGLAAAWRATLLAAGARAARANETRQTQTQPTTAPQGATAHATVAQPQPPTLLTVFSLADANWAGKGLPELIAALPSVRRAVGPVRLLVAGRGPAPDGLRRAVGAVPDAELVESPDDAALAALYASADLFVLCTRTHPGRSGEGYGIVLTEAQLAGCPVVGPVSGGARDAYLDGVTGATPADESPEALAAVLAGLLADRAHLARMRRRAAEWARMATEPAEHTRAVFSAVLGRAPVNRPTEVSTTGWTAPPPRPSWLATTEPRLTAAGAPSPRRPAARVWPERADLPGAADQDGDDLTSDYLEASRGWSDDVEIDDLAGR from the coding sequence GTGCTCTCCACACATCGTCTCGATATCGGGGCCGAGACCGGGGCTCCGCGTGTGCTGCTGCTGGCCCCGTCGGGAGGTCTCGGCGGCGGCGTCGAACGCTACCTCGGCACTGTCGAGGAGCGGCTGCGCGCCGGCGGCGCCGAGGTGCACCGGCTGGACCTGTACGGGCCGACACGCCCGCGGGGCACCGGGTCCCGGCTGCGGTTCGGCGCCGCCACGCTGCGCGCCGCCCGCCGGCTGGCGCCGCTGGACGCGGTCCTCACCGGCCATCCGGACCTCATCCCGGTGGCCGCGGCGGCGCTCGCCGCGGGCCGCGCCGAGCGCGGGCCGGTGCTGTTCTACGGCACCGACCTCTGGCGGACCCGCCGGCTCGGCCGGGCGCTGCTCAACCGCCGCCCGGCGCTGTACCCGTTGACGATCAGCTCGTACAACGCCGGGGCGCTGGCCGAGCTGGGCGTGGCCCCCGTGCTGCGGCCCGGCCTCGCCGCCGCCTGGCGCGCGACGCTGCTGGCCGCGGGCGCCCGCGCCGCCCGGGCCAACGAGACGCGCCAGACGCAGACCCAGCCGACGACCGCCCCGCAGGGCGCCACAGCGCACGCAACCGTGGCGCAGCCACAGCCGCCGACGCTGCTGACCGTCTTCAGCCTGGCCGACGCCAACTGGGCCGGTAAGGGCCTGCCCGAGCTGATCGCCGCGCTGCCGTCAGTGCGGCGCGCCGTCGGCCCGGTGCGCCTCCTGGTCGCCGGCCGCGGGCCGGCCCCGGACGGGCTGCGCCGGGCGGTTGGCGCGGTGCCGGACGCCGAGCTGGTCGAGTCGCCGGACGACGCGGCACTCGCCGCCCTGTACGCGAGCGCCGACCTGTTCGTGCTGTGCACCAGGACCCACCCGGGCCGCAGCGGCGAGGGCTACGGCATCGTGCTGACCGAGGCCCAGCTCGCCGGCTGTCCCGTGGTCGGCCCCGTCTCCGGGGGCGCCCGGGACGCCTATCTCGACGGCGTGACCGGCGCGACGCCGGCCGACGAGTCGCCGGAGGCCCTCGCCGCGGTGCTCGCCGGCCTGCTCGCCGACCGGGCCCACCTCGCCCGGATGCGCCGCCGCGCCGCCGAGTGGGCCCGGATGGCGACCGAGCCGGCGGAGCACACCCGCGCGGTCTTCAGCGCGGTCCTCGGGCGAGCCCCGGTCAACCGGCCCACCGAGGTGTCGACGACCGGCTGGACCGCTCCCCCGCCACGGCCGTCCTGGCTGGCCACGACGGAGCCGCGGCTGACCGCGGCCGGCGCGCCTTCGCCCCGCCGCCCGGCCGCGCGGGTCTGGCCCGAACGGGCCGACCTGCCGGGCGCCGCCGACCAGGACGGCGACGACCTGACCAGCGACTACCTCGAGGCCAGCCGCGGCTGGAGCGACGACGTCGAGATCGACGACCTGGCCGGCAGATGA